Proteins encoded within one genomic window of Planctomycetota bacterium:
- a CDS encoding cbb3-type cytochrome c oxidase subunit II: protein MFESRAGVLFVGGLGFFAFAFLSNGLVPMLMYKHLPEQQASELTNANVMYQFEDLQRRYPEAFERAYGKPPTVPAGATTEEKAEVKNEWLEKQAAQALLLGREVYVGEGCWHCHSQFVRPVSNESRRFGPVSKAEEYQNELQRPVLFGTRRVGPDLSREGGRRSNDWHAVHFFKPTTVSTGSPMPEYPWLFDGDASRPNERGLALMTYVQWLGSWLESYPYYEAYQPVALEEKK from the coding sequence ATGTTTGAGAGTCGAGCGGGCGTGCTGTTTGTCGGTGGCCTGGGCTTTTTCGCCTTTGCGTTCCTGAGCAACGGGCTGGTGCCGATGCTGATGTACAAGCATCTGCCCGAGCAACAGGCCAGCGAGCTGACGAACGCCAACGTGATGTACCAATTCGAGGATTTGCAACGCCGCTATCCCGAAGCGTTCGAGCGCGCTTACGGCAAGCCCCCTACAGTGCCGGCGGGGGCGACGACCGAAGAAAAAGCCGAGGTCAAGAACGAGTGGCTCGAAAAGCAGGCCGCCCAAGCGCTGCTGCTGGGCCGCGAGGTTTACGTGGGCGAAGGCTGTTGGCATTGCCACAGCCAGTTCGTCCGCCCCGTGTCGAATGAGTCGCGCCGGTTTGGTCCGGTGTCGAAAGCCGAGGAATACCAAAACGAGTTGCAACGCCCGGTGTTGTTTGGCACGCGGCGCGTGGGGCCCGATCTGTCGCGCGAAGGGGGGCGGCGGTCGAACGACTGGCACGCGGTCCACTTCTTCAAACCTACAACCGTCTCGACCGGCTCGCCGATGCCCGAGTATCCCTGGCTGTTCGACGGCGACGCCAGCAGGCCCAACGAGCGCGGCCTGGCCTTGATGACCTATGTGCAATGGCTGGGTTCGTGGCTGGAAAGCTATCCGTATTACGAGGCCTATCAACCGGTCGCGCTGGAGGAGAAGAAGTAA
- a CDS encoding cbb3-type cytochrome c oxidase subunit I, whose amino-acid sequence MTAQNATATTAGDEISYERLVEQRLVLWYLIAALTYLMISMLGGLLMATQLINANPLRGIELLSPGRWRMVHTNAVAYGFLANAFLGVLHWAVPRLTLRPVASRALSYFIFIAWQVVVLSTAAGILLGQAQAVEWGETPVWIDPLALAGLLLVAINFMVPISRAKGPLYVTLWYFMAMFVWTFLTYAMGNFVTQYVVGGVSGGAIGGLFIHDLVGLFVTPLGWGMMYYFVPILLRKPIWSHGLSLVGFWGLAFFYPLQGIHHFLYTPIPMFLQYGAVVSTIAVEFVVMTVIINFFGTLCGDGRAFVTNLPIRWFYTGMVLYFVTCLQCALQVTLTFQALIHFSDWVVGHAHLVMFGVFSMWILGVITYLVPRLSGRPWYSQSLCEWHYWLSASGIVIMFLDLTLAGIFQGYYWSSLQPWEVSVDGSQPFWIVRLVAGLMMFGGQCALIHNMYQTFTGPKPAEQVAYAS is encoded by the coding sequence ATGACCGCCCAGAATGCAACCGCCACGACGGCTGGCGACGAGATCAGCTACGAGCGACTGGTCGAGCAACGCCTGGTTCTCTGGTACTTGATCGCGGCGTTGACGTATCTGATGATCTCGATGCTCGGTGGCCTGTTGATGGCAACCCAGTTGATCAACGCCAACCCGCTGCGCGGCATTGAACTGCTTTCGCCGGGACGCTGGCGGATGGTGCATACCAACGCCGTGGCCTACGGCTTTTTGGCCAACGCCTTCTTGGGCGTGTTGCACTGGGCGGTGCCCCGCTTGACGTTGCGTCCGGTGGCCAGTCGCGCATTGTCGTACTTCATTTTCATCGCCTGGCAGGTCGTGGTCCTGTCGACGGCCGCGGGCATTTTGCTTGGCCAGGCCCAGGCGGTTGAATGGGGCGAAACGCCCGTCTGGATCGACCCATTGGCGCTGGCCGGGCTGTTGCTGGTGGCCATCAATTTCATGGTCCCCATCTCGCGCGCCAAAGGGCCGTTGTACGTCACGCTGTGGTACTTCATGGCGATGTTCGTCTGGACCTTCCTGACCTACGCCATGGGAAACTTCGTCACTCAATACGTCGTCGGCGGTGTCAGCGGCGGCGCGATCGGCGGATTGTTCATCCACGACCTGGTCGGCTTGTTCGTCACGCCGCTGGGCTGGGGAATGATGTACTACTTTGTGCCGATCTTGCTCCGCAAGCCGATTTGGAGCCACGGCCTGTCGCTGGTCGGCTTTTGGGGCTTGGCGTTTTTCTATCCGCTGCAAGGGATTCACCACTTCCTCTACACGCCGATTCCGATGTTCCTGCAATACGGCGCCGTGGTGTCGACCATCGCGGTCGAGTTCGTGGTGATGACCGTGATCATCAACTTCTTCGGCACCTTGTGCGGAGATGGCCGCGCGTTCGTGACCAACTTGCCGATTCGTTGGTTCTACACCGGCATGGTGTTGTACTTCGTCACTTGCTTGCAGTGTGCGTTGCAAGTGACGTTAACCTTCCAGGCGCTGATCCACTTTAGCGATTGGGTCGTCGGCCACGCCCATCTGGTGATGTTCGGCGTGTTCAGTATGTGGATCCTGGGCGTGATCACGTACCTGGTGCCGCGCCTCAGCGGCCGCCCGTGGTACAGCCAGTCGCTGTGCGAATGGCATTATTGGCTGTCGGCGTCGGGCATTGTGATCATGTTCTTGGACCTGACGCTGGCCGGCATCTTTCAAGGCTACTACTGGTCTTCGCTGCAGCCCTGGGAAGTGAGCGTCGATGGCTCGCAACCCTTCTGGATCGTGCGATTGGTGGCTGGCTTGATGATGTTCGGCGGCCAATGCGCGCTGATCCACAACATGTACCAGACGTTCACGGGGCCGAAGCCGGCCGAGCAAGTAGCCTATGCGTCGTAA
- a CDS encoding hemerythrin domain-containing protein, with amino-acid sequence MRSVHEAEPFLQMALEEHRELHHQVDDINRMFEQPPGEIAPDEVRALHARMMSLRDNVSKHFRQEEAGGYLEEAICRSPTVAAKADSLQKQHQELLELIDRVLAAPHVVDAPADVWRKSQREFAAFCKRLLAHERAENALLAKAFNVDLSSID; translated from the coding sequence ATGAGAAGTGTCCACGAAGCGGAACCGTTTTTGCAGATGGCCCTCGAAGAGCATCGAGAGCTACACCACCAGGTGGATGACATCAATCGGATGTTCGAGCAGCCGCCTGGGGAAATCGCTCCCGACGAGGTGCGCGCGCTGCACGCGCGGATGATGTCGCTGCGCGACAACGTCAGCAAGCATTTCCGCCAGGAGGAAGCAGGGGGCTATCTGGAAGAGGCGATTTGCCGCTCGCCCACCGTGGCGGCCAAAGCCGACTCGCTCCAGAAGCAGCATCAAGAACTGCTTGAGTTGATCGACCGCGTGCTGGCGGCGCCCCACGTGGTCGACGCGCCGGCCGACGTCTGGCGGAAGTCGCAACGCGAGTTCGCGGCCTTCTGCAAGCGGCTGTTGGCGCACGAACGGGCCGAGAACGCCCTGCTGGCCAAGGCGTTCAACGTGGATTTGAGCTCGATTGACTAA
- a CDS encoding cytochrome c, translating into MTRLLPIGLCCLTLFGLGFQVHGAPHPNDVSVFMKLKLPHAHRVLDGIIMEDYDLIAKSASQLGLLSQEANWNVLQTPEYLAHSVDFRRAVDALSRAARDKDADQATLAYMDMTLKCVNCHKYVRDARN; encoded by the coding sequence ATGACCAGGCTATTGCCGATTGGACTGTGCTGCCTGACGCTTTTCGGGCTGGGATTCCAGGTCCACGGCGCTCCGCATCCGAACGACGTGAGTGTCTTCATGAAGCTCAAGCTCCCGCACGCCCATCGCGTGTTGGACGGCATCATCATGGAAGACTATGACCTGATTGCCAAAAGCGCGAGCCAACTTGGTCTGCTCAGCCAGGAAGCGAATTGGAACGTCTTGCAAACCCCCGAGTATCTCGCGCACAGCGTCGACTTTCGCCGCGCCGTCGATGCCTTGAGCCGCGCCGCTCGTGACAAGGATGCCGACCAGGCGACGCTGGCTTACATGGACATGACGCTCAAGTGCGTCAATTGCCACAAGTACGTGCGCGACGCGCGGAACTAA
- a CDS encoding c-type cytochrome, translating to MSIRYSWLVLFALWGVAGCGQTHEVAWNPSSEVRELTPALQAKVTEQLTRYCGTPSRPRQFGQADVPTLQLVRGMLVYQSKCAGCHGDTGDGQGPAAAHLNPRPRDYRKGIFKFISTPFGTKPLRGDLARTIRQGARGTSMPSFALLDDEDVEALVDYVLLLTHRGELEALLANEARDEDAIDPANGEEYVAAIRQLWQASDGQQIYPLSLKPKYTMASVELGKQAFLSETAGCYKCHGPDGRAETSDNQKGFTDAWGVQTRAADLTSGMFHGGQEPLDIYRRIYGGINGTPMPSFSLKLADQPDMFWHLVHYVQYVSSARRRETQAEQQAYLTRAREAASQAAAKAKP from the coding sequence TTGTCGATCCGATATTCATGGCTCGTCTTGTTCGCGCTCTGGGGAGTTGCTGGTTGCGGCCAGACGCACGAGGTGGCCTGGAATCCCAGCAGCGAAGTCCGCGAACTGACGCCGGCTTTGCAGGCCAAGGTGACCGAGCAGTTGACCCGCTATTGCGGCACGCCCAGCCGACCCAGGCAATTCGGTCAGGCGGACGTGCCGACGCTGCAACTGGTGCGCGGCATGCTGGTCTATCAGTCCAAGTGCGCTGGCTGTCACGGTGACACTGGCGATGGTCAAGGCCCGGCCGCGGCGCATCTGAACCCGCGACCGCGCGATTATCGCAAGGGAATCTTCAAGTTCATTTCCACGCCGTTCGGCACCAAGCCGCTGCGAGGTGACCTGGCTCGGACGATTCGGCAAGGCGCGAGAGGCACGTCGATGCCGTCGTTCGCGCTGTTGGATGACGAAGACGTCGAGGCGTTGGTCGACTACGTCCTGTTGCTAACTCATCGTGGCGAGTTGGAAGCCTTGCTGGCCAACGAAGCACGGGACGAAGACGCGATCGACCCAGCCAACGGCGAAGAGTACGTGGCGGCGATTCGACAACTGTGGCAAGCGTCGGACGGCCAGCAGATTTACCCGCTGAGCCTCAAGCCCAAGTACACGATGGCCTCGGTGGAACTGGGCAAGCAAGCGTTCTTGTCCGAGACGGCTGGCTGCTACAAGTGTCACGGGCCCGACGGCCGCGCCGAAACGTCGGACAATCAGAAGGGATTCACCGACGCCTGGGGCGTGCAAACTCGGGCGGCCGATCTGACCAGCGGCATGTTCCACGGCGGGCAAGAGCCGCTGGACATTTACCGCCGCATCTACGGCGGCATCAACGGCACGCCGATGCCGTCGTTTTCGTTGAAGCTGGCCGATCAGCCCGACATGTTTTGGCACCTGGTCCACTACGTGCAATACGTGTCGAGCGCCCGACGCCGCGAGACCCAGGCCGAGCAGCAAGCTTACCTAACTCGCGCACGGGAAGCGGCGTCACAAGCCGCGGCAAAAGCAAAGCCCTAG
- a CDS encoding cation-translocating P-type ATPase: MSASEATTEICSYCGLPLGRTWRWSWRRASNQAMPPTDAPHVAAGPRYCCSGCRFAASINGDKEGAEFNVGVLARLGMAVFLTLNVMVFTMVLWSAEVYADSREAPTVAAMDDLCRWLGMLFSLPVLWLLGRPLLENAWGSVRRAQPSTDVLLLAGVVAAYVASCVAVLRGTGRVYFEVGCVVLLAVTLGRWLEATGRQRASAALDALARLLPPRVNLQRGHKAVDIALDELQVGDLLLVKAGERIAADGVIVRGYAAIDQQTLTGEHQPLVKEPGESVLGGTLNLDGDLMVRVTAAPHDGTLQRLIEAVERARAEKGRYQRLAERVSAWFLPAVATIALATLAIHLARGDVEGAWQSGLAVVLIACPCALGMATPLAVWSALGTAAGAQVLFTRGDALERLASVGSVCFDKTGTLTTGQATLATVSLDGGWHLGQVKKLLASLVVRSNHTLARSLADWAGTDELANNSGEVRTLAGRGLLTTVTETGQRLVLGSARWMNELSLQWPVKLRDQMTEQCAQGRPIACLGVGDAVVALFSFDETLRPETVVAIGECQALGLRIEVLTGDHRGHGAALERRLGVAVAAELLPDDKTRRVRELRRDRGVVMVGDGINDAPALAAADVGIALACGADVARQSADVCLLGDDLRHVTWAIQWSRRTVRVIRQNLFWAFFYNVLGIGLAAAGYLNPIWAAAAMVASSVMVIGNSLRLRRAPEFTDPSASLTDISRPDWPRDSASAAAGART; the protein is encoded by the coding sequence ATGAGTGCTTCCGAAGCCACCACCGAGATTTGCAGCTATTGCGGCCTGCCGCTGGGGCGAACGTGGCGGTGGTCGTGGCGTCGCGCATCGAACCAAGCAATGCCGCCAACGGATGCGCCGCACGTCGCTGCTGGGCCGCGGTATTGTTGCTCGGGCTGCCGCTTTGCCGCGTCGATCAACGGCGACAAGGAAGGGGCCGAGTTCAATGTCGGCGTGCTGGCACGGCTGGGCATGGCCGTGTTTCTGACTCTGAACGTGATGGTCTTCACCATGGTCCTCTGGTCGGCCGAGGTCTACGCCGACTCGCGCGAAGCGCCGACCGTGGCGGCCATGGATGACCTCTGTCGCTGGCTGGGAATGCTCTTCTCGCTGCCGGTGTTGTGGCTGCTGGGGCGGCCGCTGCTGGAGAATGCCTGGGGAAGCGTTCGACGAGCCCAGCCGTCGACCGATGTGTTGCTGTTGGCGGGGGTCGTGGCCGCGTACGTCGCCTCTTGCGTGGCGGTGTTGCGCGGCACGGGACGTGTCTACTTCGAAGTCGGTTGCGTGGTGCTGCTGGCCGTCACGTTGGGGCGTTGGCTCGAAGCCACCGGACGTCAGCGCGCGTCGGCCGCGCTCGACGCCCTGGCGCGCTTGCTTCCCCCACGAGTCAACTTGCAGCGCGGCCATAAAGCCGTCGACATCGCACTCGACGAGTTGCAAGTTGGCGATCTGTTGTTGGTCAAGGCCGGTGAGCGGATTGCCGCCGATGGAGTCATTGTTCGTGGCTATGCGGCAATCGATCAACAAACCTTGACCGGCGAGCATCAACCGCTGGTCAAGGAGCCTGGCGAGTCGGTCCTGGGCGGCACATTAAATCTGGACGGCGACTTGATGGTCCGCGTCACGGCTGCGCCGCATGACGGCACGCTGCAACGACTGATCGAAGCGGTCGAGCGCGCGCGAGCTGAGAAGGGGCGTTATCAACGCCTGGCCGAGCGCGTGAGCGCCTGGTTCCTGCCGGCCGTGGCGACGATCGCGCTGGCGACGTTGGCAATTCACCTGGCGCGAGGCGATGTGGAAGGGGCCTGGCAATCGGGACTGGCGGTTGTCTTGATCGCTTGCCCGTGCGCGTTGGGAATGGCGACGCCGCTGGCCGTGTGGAGCGCACTGGGGACGGCAGCCGGCGCTCAAGTGTTGTTTACCCGCGGCGACGCGCTGGAACGGCTGGCCAGCGTGGGGTCCGTGTGCTTCGACAAGACTGGCACTCTGACCACGGGGCAGGCCACGCTGGCCACCGTTTCGCTCGACGGAGGCTGGCACCTGGGGCAGGTGAAGAAGCTGTTGGCGTCTTTGGTCGTAAGATCGAATCATACCTTGGCCCGGTCGCTGGCCGACTGGGCCGGGACAGACGAACTAGCGAACAACAGCGGTGAAGTGCGCACGCTGGCCGGCCGCGGCTTGCTAACGACGGTAACGGAGACAGGCCAGCGGCTGGTCCTGGGAAGCGCGCGCTGGATGAATGAGTTGAGCCTGCAGTGGCCAGTGAAGCTCCGCGATCAGATGACCGAACAATGCGCGCAAGGTCGCCCAATCGCTTGCCTGGGTGTCGGTGACGCGGTCGTTGCTTTGTTCAGCTTTGACGAGACATTGCGCCCCGAGACCGTGGTGGCAATTGGCGAATGCCAAGCCCTGGGACTACGCATCGAAGTGCTGACGGGCGATCATCGCGGCCACGGCGCGGCCCTGGAGCGTCGCCTGGGCGTGGCGGTGGCCGCCGAATTGCTGCCCGACGACAAGACGCGGCGCGTGCGCGAATTGCGCCGCGACCGTGGCGTGGTGATGGTCGGGGACGGCATCAATGACGCGCCGGCCTTGGCCGCAGCCGACGTGGGAATCGCCCTGGCCTGTGGCGCGGACGTCGCAAGGCAGTCGGCTGACGTCTGCTTGCTGGGTGACGATTTGCGGCATGTGACGTGGGCCATTCAATGGTCCCGTCGCACAGTGCGAGTCATTCGCCAAAATCTGTTCTGGGCATTTTTTTACAACGTGCTTGGCATCGGGCTGGCGGCGGCTGGTTATTTGAATCCGATCTGGGCCGCGGCCGCGATGGTGGCCAGCAGCGTAATGGTCATCGGCAACTCGCTCCGCTTGCGACGAGCGCCCGAGTTCACCGATCCGTCGGCCAGCCTCACTGACATTTCGCGCCCTGACTGGCCGCGTGACAGTGCCTCGGCCGCGGCGGGAGCGCGCACATGA
- a CDS encoding universal stress protein, with amino-acid sequence MNAKKILVPTDFSEMSRAAVDYAAALAREGGGELLIVTVREITPIYATAEGMYCGVEEPNHAALKQMLNEVRPKDPLVRVRREVLDGAPADAIVALAAAEQVDLIVMATHGRTGLMHLLMGSVAEGVVRNADCPVLTLKPAVKSAAATGA; translated from the coding sequence ATGAACGCCAAGAAGATCCTGGTACCGACCGACTTCTCGGAAATGAGCCGTGCGGCCGTTGATTATGCGGCGGCGCTGGCGCGAGAGGGGGGCGGCGAGTTGTTGATCGTGACGGTTCGCGAGATTACGCCCATCTACGCGACTGCTGAAGGCATGTATTGTGGCGTCGAAGAACCGAATCATGCCGCGTTGAAGCAGATGCTCAACGAAGTGCGCCCCAAAGATCCGCTGGTGCGCGTCCGGCGTGAAGTGCTGGACGGCGCGCCAGCCGACGCCATTGTGGCGCTCGCCGCGGCCGAGCAGGTCGACCTGATTGTGATGGCCACCCACGGCCGCACCGGGCTGATGCATTTGTTGATGGGAAGCGTGGCCGAGGGAGTCGTGCGCAACGCCGACTGCCCTGTCCTGACGCTCAAGCCAGCGGTCAAGTCGGCCGCGGCGACGGGCGCTTAG
- a CDS encoding sigma-54-dependent Fis family transcriptional regulator produces MLNPQHVDLLVVDDDDEFRGILARRFERRGYQVQEAPGGLEALDLANRRQFDVAIVDLLMPGMSGVELLEKLKAGHSECEVILLTGQGSIESAVAAMKLGAYDYLTKPCALADLEKLIERAAERGYLAKENDQLREVLHRAAPRQRMIGHSPALREVLRLIERAGPTDKAILIQGESGTGKELVARALHQHSARADKPLVVINCAALPESLLESELFGHEKGAFTGAVTAKPGLFELADGGTLFIDEIGEMPGSLQAKLLRVLEDGSMRRVGSVKERRVNVRLLAATNRNMAEEVKAGRFREDLYYRINVMALNLPPLRERMSDIPLLVEHFLGRDWRIEPAAMTALERYQWPGNIRQLVNAVERAKIMGNDHIVRLADLPEEITRLGVAPDIDTVSWKVAGDSLEAIQRSHVIEVLRRERGNKARAARALGINRRSLYRLLEKYNLEGAAMANRVPTEPRQSTA; encoded by the coding sequence GTGCTCAACCCACAGCATGTCGACCTGCTGGTCGTTGATGACGATGACGAGTTCCGCGGCATCTTGGCCCGACGTTTTGAACGCCGCGGCTACCAAGTGCAAGAAGCGCCCGGCGGCCTCGAAGCGCTCGACCTGGCCAATCGCCGCCAGTTCGACGTGGCCATCGTCGACTTGCTGATGCCGGGCATGTCGGGCGTTGAGCTGCTCGAGAAGCTCAAGGCTGGTCATTCCGAGTGCGAGGTGATTCTGCTCACGGGCCAGGGTTCGATCGAGTCGGCCGTGGCGGCGATGAAGCTGGGCGCCTATGACTACCTGACCAAACCGTGCGCGCTGGCCGACCTGGAGAAGTTGATCGAACGGGCGGCCGAGCGCGGCTATCTGGCCAAGGAGAACGACCAGCTGCGCGAGGTGCTGCACCGCGCCGCGCCGCGACAGCGGATGATCGGCCACTCGCCGGCGCTGCGAGAAGTGCTCCGGTTGATCGAACGCGCCGGCCCCACCGACAAGGCGATTCTGATCCAGGGAGAGAGCGGCACGGGCAAGGAGTTGGTCGCTCGCGCCTTGCACCAGCACAGCGCGCGTGCCGACAAGCCGCTGGTCGTGATCAATTGCGCCGCCCTGCCCGAGTCGCTGCTGGAAAGCGAACTGTTCGGCCATGAGAAAGGGGCGTTCACCGGCGCGGTGACGGCCAAGCCCGGTTTGTTCGAGTTGGCCGACGGCGGCACCCTGTTCATCGACGAGATCGGCGAGATGCCCGGCTCGCTGCAAGCCAAGCTGCTGCGCGTATTGGAAGATGGGTCGATGCGCCGCGTCGGCAGCGTGAAAGAGCGTCGCGTCAACGTCCGGCTACTCGCGGCGACCAATCGCAACATGGCCGAAGAGGTGAAGGCCGGGCGATTCCGCGAAGACCTATACTATCGTATCAACGTGATGGCGCTCAACCTGCCACCGTTGCGCGAGCGAATGTCCGATATCCCGCTGCTGGTCGAACACTTCTTGGGACGCGACTGGCGGATCGAGCCCGCCGCGATGACAGCCCTGGAACGATACCAGTGGCCGGGCAACATCCGGCAATTGGTCAACGCCGTCGAGCGGGCCAAAATCATGGGCAACGACCACATTGTGCGGTTGGCCGATTTGCCCGAGGAGATCACGCGATTGGGCGTGGCGCCGGATATCGACACGGTGTCGTGGAAGGTAGCCGGTGATTCGCTCGAAGCGATCCAGCGCTCGCACGTCATCGAAGTGCTGCGCCGCGAACGGGGGAACAAAGCCCGCGCCGCGCGCGCGCTGGGCATTAACCGGCGGAGCCTCTATCGGCTACTCGAGAAGTACAACCTGGAAGGGGCCGCGATGGCCAATCGCGTGCCGACCGAGCCGCGGCAATCGACCGCCTGA
- a CDS encoding sulfite exporter TauE/SafE family protein, producing MTELALVWIGGLLGSAHCLGMCGPFALALASGARSRGENFRRQLAYTVGRIFVYAVGGAAAGYSGWRLMRQFSALVDVQAVLALVAGALLLWQGLHGFGLLNFRRATVASGGCPSGGLLRPLLKSRGLRPALIAGVFTGFLPCGLVYGFLALAGSRGGLLQGMLTMAAFGAGTAPAMVMLGAGAGMIPMSRRVLMFRVAAGCVLLTGVVSIARGLGYLPLFNGAPAPGCPLCH from the coding sequence ATGACCGAATTGGCGTTGGTCTGGATCGGCGGCTTGTTGGGCTCGGCACACTGCTTGGGCATGTGCGGGCCGTTTGCGCTGGCGCTGGCCTCAGGAGCGCGAAGCCGCGGCGAGAACTTCCGCCGTCAGTTGGCGTACACCGTGGGGCGAATCTTTGTTTACGCCGTCGGTGGCGCGGCGGCCGGTTATAGCGGCTGGCGATTGATGCGGCAGTTCTCGGCGCTGGTCGATGTCCAGGCGGTGTTGGCCTTGGTGGCCGGCGCGCTTCTGCTGTGGCAAGGTCTGCACGGGTTTGGCTTACTTAACTTTCGTCGTGCCACGGTCGCGTCAGGCGGTTGCCCATCGGGGGGCTTGCTGCGACCGCTGCTCAAAAGTCGCGGCCTGCGCCCGGCGCTAATTGCCGGAGTCTTCACGGGGTTTCTGCCTTGCGGCCTCGTGTATGGATTCCTGGCGTTGGCCGGTAGCCGAGGCGGCTTGCTGCAAGGAATGCTTACCATGGCGGCGTTCGGCGCAGGCACCGCGCCGGCGATGGTCATGTTGGGAGCAGGGGCCGGGATGATTCCCATGAGCCGGCGCGTGCTGATGTTTCGCGTGGCGGCCGGTTGCGTGTTGTTGACCGGCGTGGTTTCGATTGCTCGCGGGCTGGGTTACCTGCCATTGTTCAACGGCGCGCCGGCGCCAGGGTGCCCGCTATGTCACTAG